A window of Candidatus Saccharibacteria bacterium contains these coding sequences:
- a CDS encoding prepilin-type N-terminal cleavage/methylation domain-containing protein yields the protein MKRIRAKRRDGFTVVEIAVVIVVMAILTVFVAWGSQEASRRAKAADVVTSFRTAEGAFLNWHVKQSWSTWQTENQLGFPNATYPSLTDNIRFDYLLSGAGAPSTLDLRNFLNMNELPARSIGQMRYDNDADSNTDPCTDVDGGVNLQISNAKEYFAYIDATVDKGDGQCGKVAQCSAAFSCVVYRLGTQSSDFRAN from the coding sequence ATGAAACGAATCAGGGCCAAGCGACGCGACGGCTTCACGGTGGTCGAAATCGCTGTGGTGATTGTCGTTATGGCCATCCTTACTGTATTTGTGGCATGGGGGAGCCAGGAGGCCAGCCGCCGCGCCAAAGCCGCCGATGTCGTCACCTCGTTCCGAACAGCCGAGGGCGCTTTTTTGAACTGGCACGTCAAGCAGAGCTGGTCCACCTGGCAGACCGAAAACCAGCTGGGCTTTCCAAACGCCACCTATCCTTCTCTGACCGACAACATCCGTTTTGATTACCTGCTGAGTGGTGCCGGCGCACCCTCTACTCTCGACCTGCGCAACTTTCTCAATATGAATGAGCTGCCGGCGCGGAGCATCGGGCAGATGCGCTATGACAATGATGCGGATAGCAATACAGATCCGTGTACGGATGTGGATGGTGGGGTGAATTTGCAGATTTCTAATGCTAAGGAGTATTTTGCGTATATTGATGCCACTGTCGATAAAGGTGATGGTCAATGCGGCAAGGTGGCGCAGTGTTCGGCGGCGTTTTCCTGTGTCGTGTATCGGCTCGGCACGCAGTCGAGTGACTTTAGGGCTAATTAG
- a CDS encoding polysaccharide lyase family 7 protein translates to MQKSNAASKLHKKLFSNNKSKAFLVSAVVFLSLAGIILAVQAAGPAVASEAEDGEVTREEMIIADATASQSSAILFGDAPAGGDDGGDDDGGDDGGTDNPGNPNASVPNDIIDLTMWKVTLPIAGDGDGPLEIKQPELATYSLDPYFKVNDAKNAIVFRAVHGGNTTQNSKNPRSELREMNADGSDEASWSTSSGTHIMEVKTKVTHLTTVKPHVVIAQIHGGGDDLTVFRLEGKSLWITDGDNTHGYLVKDNYELGTPISVKFEAGGGKVLYYVDGQKVDYELSANADGCYFKAGNYLQSNPTSAPDEQDGAYSEVELSDVKVTHS, encoded by the coding sequence ATGCAAAAAAGTAACGCCGCCTCCAAACTTCACAAAAAATTATTCTCTAACAACAAATCAAAAGCCTTCCTGGTGTCAGCCGTGGTCTTCCTTAGTCTGGCAGGCATCATCCTGGCCGTGCAGGCTGCCGGCCCGGCCGTGGCCTCCGAGGCCGAAGACGGCGAGGTGACGCGCGAAGAAATGATCATTGCTGACGCGACCGCTTCACAGAGCAGCGCCATCCTCTTTGGTGACGCGCCGGCTGGCGGCGATGACGGGGGCGACGACGACGGCGGCGATGACGGCGGTACTGACAATCCCGGCAACCCGAATGCTTCGGTGCCGAATGACATCATCGACCTGACGATGTGGAAGGTGACGCTGCCGATTGCCGGTGATGGTGACGGTCCGCTGGAAATCAAGCAGCCGGAACTGGCCACCTACTCGCTCGACCCATACTTCAAGGTAAACGACGCCAAGAACGCCATTGTCTTCCGGGCCGTCCATGGCGGCAACACTACACAGAACTCAAAGAACCCACGGAGCGAGCTGCGCGAGATGAACGCCGACGGTTCTGACGAAGCCTCCTGGTCTACCTCGTCCGGTACGCACATCATGGAGGTAAAGACCAAGGTGACGCACCTGACGACCGTCAAGCCGCATGTAGTCATCGCACAGATTCACGGTGGCGGTGACGACCTGACCGTCTTCCGCCTTGAAGGCAAATCATTGTGGATTACTGATGGTGACAATACCCATGGCTACCTCGTCAAGGACAACTACGAGCTGGGCACGCCGATCAGCGTTAAGTTTGAGGCGGGCGGCGGCAAGGTGCTCTACTATGTGGATGGGCAGAAGGTAGATTATGAGTTATCGGCGAATGCTGACGGGTGTTACTTCAAGGCGGGGAATTACTTGCAGTCGAATCCGACTTCGGCGCCGGATGAGCAGGATGGGGCGTATTCCGAGGTTGAGCTGTCGGATGTCAAGGTGACGCACAGCTAG